One stretch of Armigeres subalbatus isolate Guangzhou_Male chromosome 2, GZ_Asu_2, whole genome shotgun sequence DNA includes these proteins:
- the LOC134218400 gene encoding transcription factor grauzone-like isoform X1 yields MDSTSKVECRLCLEALNESKWTIDQPDLKKQISEVFHFTIDPQPGFSSTVCSDCLIVISDFHQYSERVKCNQDTLAASAQLKLSEVHPHAIKTEKPDPEKDEPYSGHGSDVEDDDIVDADDGDWDNDDVFAEPLVTIEVKQEPTGKRRSDSRKKEEPIVSARETRQRNREVKRTESPEKDRDDTDNDDDDDYQPETKKQRKPRQLKEKKIKKEKVDSGEEGDAELSLERPRRRRKKDINLKSKEELAQEDVRIQEFYEMICDMCKEKSEDFESLRKHFRKEHGMPAYIKCCEKKLARKWALIDHILVHANPDLYRCERCDKTFKGKRYLNDHMENVHGSAEEKPFKCEQCNRFFAKETLLRSHIANHKKILCKQCNQEFANSAELKDHLKVVHKNEHTIRVCDRCGKAFAGPSARSNLKQHIEKVHMGLGDKTKLQCPICQNWLLGKRALTRHMQLHSEVGQPHICNICNQNYLHSRALARHKRFVHVEQKYECEFCGKRFKRPLALKEHRATHTGEALYACKICNASTNSNASYYSHMKKAHPIEWAEQKMKAAEAAAPGPLEPNVPAVPIEQTSAVSIDEQSAVSIEEQPIVVAIEQPLKSEAFSLQ; encoded by the exons ATGGACAGCACGTCCAAGGTGGAATGTCGTCTGTGCCTGGAGGCGCTGAACGAATCCAAGTGGACGATTGATCAGCCGGATTTAAAAAAGCAAATAAGCGAAGTGTTTCATTTTACG ATTGATCCACAACCTGGATTTTCATCAACCGTATGCAGCGATTGTTTGATAGTAATATCAGATTTTCATCAATATTCGGAGCGAGTCAAATGCAACCAAGACACGCTAGCAGCATCCGCTCAGCTAAAGTTGTCCGAAGTTCATCCGCATGCCATCAAAACTGAGAAGCCCGATCCTGAAAAGGATGAGCCTTATAGTGGCCATGGGAGTGATGTCGAAGATGACGATATCGTCGACGCCGATGATGGTGATTGGGATAATGATGATGTATTTGCCGAACCGCTGGTAACTATAGAAGTGAAGCAAGAACCAACTGGAAAGCGACGCAGCGATTctcggaagaaggaagaaccgATTGTGTCGGCACGGGAAACTCGTCAAAGGAACAGAGAAGTTAAGCGAACTGAATCTCCCGAGAAAGATAGAGATGATACTGATAATGATGACGATGACGACTATCAACCCGAAACAAAGAAACAGAGGAAGCCACGGCAATTGAAGGAAAAGAagataaagaaagaaaaagtcgATTCTGGCGAGGAAGGCGATGCCGAATTGTCGTTGGAACGACCCAGAAGGAGGCGAAAAAAGGATATCAATCTCAAGAGTAAAGAAGAATTGGCACAAGAAGATGTTCGTATACAAGAATTCTACGAAATGATTTGCGATATGTGCAAAGAGAAATCGGAAGATTTTGAATCTTTGAGGAAACACTTCCGGAAGGAACACGGAATGCCGGCCTATATCAAGTGTTGCGAAAAGAAGCTAGCTAGAAAGTGGGCGTTGATTGATCACATCTTGGTTCATGCGAATCCCGACTTATATCGCTGCGAGCGTTGCGATAAGACCTTCAAGGGCAAGAGATATCTTAATGACCACATGGAAAATGTACACGGAAGTGCCGAAGAGAAACCGTTCAAGTGCGAACAATGTAACCGTTTCTTTGCGAAAGAAACACTGTTACGATCGCATATTGCTAATCACAAGAAGATCCTTTGCAAGCAATGCAATCAGGAGTTCGCTAATTCTGCAGAGTTGAAAGATCATCTGAAGGTCGTGCACAAAAACGAACATACGATCAGAGTATGCGACCGGTGCGGCAAAGCTTTCGCTGGGCCCAGTGCTCGCAGCAATCTCAAGCAACACATCGAGAAAGTACACATGGGTCTTGGCGATAAAACTAAACTTCAATGCCCAATCTGCCAGAACTGGCTGCTGGGAAAGCGTGCTTTAACGAGACATATGCAATTACACAGCGAGGTGGGTCAACCGCATATCTGCAACATTTGCAACCAGAATTACCTTCACTCGAGAGCACTGGCGCGTCACAAGCGGTTTGTACACGTGGAACAAAAATACGAGTGCGAGTTTTGCGGCAAGAGATTCAAGAGACCGTTGGCTTTGAAG gAACATCGTGCAACCCACACGGGAGAGGCACTTTACGCGTGTAAGATTTGCAATGCGTCGACGAATTCAAATGCCAGCTATTACTCGCATATGAAGAAAGCACACCCGATTGAATGGGCAGAGCAAAAAATGAAAGCGGCAGAAGCGGCTGCACCAGGTCCGCTGGAACCGAATGTTCCCGCTGTGCCTATAGAACAGACGTCGGCGGTTTCCATAGACGAACAATCGGCAGTTTCCATTGAGGAACAACCAATAGTGGTAGCCATTGAACAACCCCTGAAGTCCGAAGCATTCTCTCTCCAGTAA
- the LOC134218400 gene encoding transcription factor grauzone-like isoform X2: MSDCSVKKIDKITFGMDGTVAQSSLGLASEEPKLENLSGECRLCLDPFAVNVVSIADPVLKKQMDEVFPFTIEPDQKYPIGVCETCFSIITEFYRYTEKVQSNQQQLSIRITEQTHKLLSYVKEELTMEPSLEITESRVALVFKDEPAPQSEDDQSVHVEHLDVYAEQNDAPKKRSYRKRKKIKSVIMDDESGSDDPEKKPVKPRKYNIKSKEEQLKDEKLISEFYRMGCDLCGDVLVNISSLYSHFRKKHDRKGYVVCCNKKIFKRCFMLDHIKFHTNPSAYRCDICDKSYKNKVYLSIHRIKLHGKEEDRPFKCDRCKQSFAKNYQLRAHMITHEKAQCPICDRLMASKMALATHITNMHSDKDRKLICDTCGKEFLNKTCFERHVKEHQGIEVHPMMQCQICNKWLKGERCLQKHLRYTHYETEQVHTCDICHQNYPNSRALWSHKKVVHVEEKFECEFCGKRFKRAVNLKEHRTIHTGERLYSCKYCGASMNSNANLYTHVKKSHPVEYAEKRQQAANLNAPTKA, from the exons atgagtgattgttcagtgaaaaaaattgataaaattaccTTCGGAATGGATGGGACCGTAGCCCAGAGTTCTCTAGGACTAGCATCCGAAGAGCCCAAGCTAGAAAATCTATCCGGAGAGTGTCGACTTTGTTTGGATCCGTTTGCCGTGAATGTGGTTTCGATCGCAGATCCCGTGCTGAAAAAACAGATGGACGAAGTGTTTCCGTTTACG ATTGAACCAGACCAGAAGTATCCTATTGGAGTTTGTGAAACATGTTTCTCTATCATTACGGAGTTCTATCGATACACAGAAAAGGTACAGTCAAATCAGCAACAACTCAGCATCCGGATAACGGAGCAAACGCATAAATTGTTATCTTACGTAAAGGAAGAGCTAACCATGGAACCATCACTTGAAATAACTGAATCGCGGGTAGCGTTAGTATTTAAAGATGAGCCGGCCCCACAGTCCGAAGACGACCAATCAGTCCACGTTGAGCATCTTGATGTGTACGCTGAACAGAACGATGCTCCAAAAAAGCGTTCTTACAGGAAGCGAAAAAAGATCAAGTCAGTCATTATGGACGACGAATCCGGCTCAGACGACCCAGAGAAGAAACCTGTGAAACCGAGAAAATATAACATCAAGTCCAAGGAAGAGCAACTGAAGGACGAAAAGCTAATATCGGAGTTTTATCGCATGGGATGTGACTTGTGCGGTGATGTTTTAGTTAATATTTCCTCCTTGTATTCACACTTCCGTAAGAAGCACGATCGAAAAGGGTACGTCGTGTGCTGCAACAAGAAAATATTCAAGAGGTGTTTCATGCTCGATCACATAAAATTCCACACCAACCCTTCGGCTTACCGGTGTGATATATGCGACAAAAGTTACAAGAACAAAGTCTATCTATCGATACATAGGATAAAATTGCACGGAAAGGAAGAGGATCGACCGTTCAAGTGCGACCGCTGTAAACAGTCCTTTGCCAAAAATTATCAGCTGCGAGCGCACATGATAACGCACGAAAAGGCTCAGTGCCCAATATGTGATCGTTTAATGGCGAGCAAAATGGCACTGGCTACTCACATCACAAATATGCATTCCGACAAGGACCGCAAGTTGATTTGCGACACCTGTGGGAAAGAATTTCTCAATAAAACATGCTTCGAGCGACATGTGaaagagcatcagggcatcgaaGTGCATCCGATGATGCAATGTCAAATTTGCAATAAGTGGCTAAAGGGGGAGCGCTGCCTGCAAAAGCATCTGCGCTACACCCATTACGAAACAGAACAGGTGCACACCTGCGATATTTGTCACCAGAATTATCCAAACTCCAGAGCGCTCTGGAGTCACAAGAAGGTAGTGCACGTAGAAGAGAAGTTCGAATGCGAGTTCTGTGGAAAGCGGTTCAAGCGAGCGGTCAACCTGAAAGAACATCGCACGATCCACACGGGCGAACGATTGTATTCGTGCAAGTACTGCGGGGCGTCCATGAACTCGAACGCTAATCTGTACACGCACGTCAAGAAGAGCCATCCGGTGGAGTATGCAGAGAAACGACAGCAAGCCGCGAACCTGAACGCTCCTACGAAAGCATAA
- the LOC134218403 gene encoding transcription factor grauzone-like: protein MECVEESTSKIECRLCLETLIEFKWSIQQPDLREKLHQIFRFTIDIQSGFSSHICNACLTIIEDFHQYTERVQSNQEILAARLKFPIAQQNTIKFEAQELDIKHDEYDNDKYDDTVDNVGNDWIDEVQTFAVLEVKGEPHAKRSSRSQRKATLNNTEAKQETKQRRTNTRRSGSKLKVEQEDEQIESADCLSKSSAGDDDSMEDEEDYQPEQKKQRKTTARRCKSGQNLENGEQNASKKLKKQTKKPDQSVRDEWQEDIMRIEQFYDMVCDLCGDTLDDLLSLRKHFRSEHGMAAYIKCCNKKLMRRGTMVDHIVVHANPETYRCDICDKTFKGKRYITEHLENVHGSIEKRPYKCEQCDRYFAKESLLRTHISNHRKVHCSQCNKEFPNTRFLKEHLKTVHDNAHLTRVCDRCGKSFSGPSARSGLKQHIDGVHMGLGDKTKRQCSICQKWLLGKRCLTVHMQLHSEMGQPHICNICNQNYPHSRALTRHKRFVHGEQKYECEFCGKKFRKSVALKEHRATHTGEALYTCKICGSTTNSNASYYSHMKKQHPIEWAEQKLKAEEANRPTTEQTTI from the exons ATGGAATGCGTCGAGGAAAGCACGTCAAAAATAGAATGTCGACTGTGTTTGGAAACGCTAATCGAATTCAAGTGGTCTATCCAGCAGCCAGATCTCAGGGAAAAACTGCACCAGATATTTCGTTTTACT atCGACATTCAGTCTGGTTTCTCTTCTCACATTTGTAATGCGTGCTTGACGATCATCGAAGATTTCCATCAGTACACTGAGCGGGTTCAAAGCAATCAGGAAATACTTGCTGCACGTCTAAAATTTCCAATAGCTCAACAGAATACGATCAAATTTGAAGCACAGGAACTGGATATCAAACATGATGAATATGACAACGACAAATATGATGATACGGTCGATAACGTTGGTAATGATTGGATAGATGAAGTTCAAACATTTGCCGTGCTCGAGGTAAAAGGGGAACCACATGCTAAGCGAAGCAGCAGATCTCAGAGGAAAGCAACGTTGAATAATACCGAAGCAAAACAGGAAACGAAGCAAAGAAGAACCAACACACGAAGAAGTGGAAGTAAGTTAAAGGTAGAACAGGAAGATGAACAAATCGAATCAGCGGACTGCTTATCAAAAAGTAGCGCAGGAGACGATGATTCAATGgaagatgaagaagattatCAGCCTGAACAAAAGAAGCAAAGAAAGACCACTGCACGCAGGTGCAAAAGTGGGCAAAACTTAGAAAATGGCGAACAAAACGCATCGAAAAAGCTGAAAAAGCAAACAAAGAAACCCGACCAATCTGTCCGAGATGAATGGCAAGAGGACATCATGCGCATAGAGCAATTCTATGACATGGTTTGCGATCTGTGTGGTGACACGTTGGACGATTTACTCTCACTGAGGAAACACTTTCGGAGTGAACATGGCATGGCAGCATACATCAAGTGTTGCAACAAAAAACTAATGAGAAGGGGAACCATGGTCGATCACATCGTAGTCCATGCAAACCCAGAGACGTACCGGTGTGATATATGTGATAAAACATTCAAAGGCAAACGATACATAACGGAGCATCTGGAAAATGTCCACGGAAGTATCGAGAAGCGACCGTACAAGTGCGAACAATGTGACCGATATTTTGCTAAAGAATCGCTACTTCGAACGCATATTTCTAATCACAGGAAGGTGCATTGTTCGCAGTGTAACAAGGAGTTCCCCAATACACGCTTTTTAAAAGAACACTTGAAGACAGTGCATGACAACGCGCATCTGACCAGAGTTTGCGATCGATGTGGAAAATCGTTCTCGGGACCGAGCGCCCGCAGCGGGCTCAAGCAGCACATTGACGGAGTGCACATGGGTCTAGGCGACAAAACCAAACGCCAGTGTTCTATCTGCCAGAAGTGGTTGCTGGGAAAACGATGCCTAACGGTGCATATGCAGCTGCACAGCGAGATGGGTCAGCCGCACATCTGCAACATTTGCAACCAGAACTATCCGCATTCGAGGGCGCTGACCCGGCACAAGCGTTTCGTGCACGGGGAACAAAAGTATGAGTGCGAGTTTTGCggcaaaaaatttcgaaaatcagTGGCTCTGAAG GAACATCGAGCAACTCACACGGGAGAGGCGCTATATACGTGTAAGATATGTGGATCGACGACTAATTCCAACGCGAGCTATTATTCACACATGAAGAAACAGCACCCTATTGAATGGGCGGAGCAAAAATTGAAAGCAGAAGAAGCGAACAGACCAACTACCGAGCAAACCACAATTTGA